The following is a genomic window from Psychrobacter immobilis.
TCTGTCTCGATTACCGCCTTCACGCCCAGTGCTTTTGAGTTATCTATTTGCAGGGTCGCCCGTGCTTCTGATGGCGCTAAGCTGTTGCCGCGAGCTGCCGCTGCCATACCCATACCCATCCACCAATCACCTTCTAAGTGACTGGCAGGCTTAGCATTGCGTTGATTCCAGCCAAACTGTTCAGCCGCTTGATCGATACAAGCGATAAGCTTACGCGTTGAAAACGGGATGCCTTTACTAGGATCTTGCTCAGGCTCATTGCGACGGCGCAGTTCGACAGGGTCTATGTTGAGTTGCTCTGCCAATTCATCCATCGCACACTCAAGGGCAATCTGTCCGACTGCTTCGCCGGGGGCACGCATCGAGCCTGACAATACTTGGTTCATGTCTACTTGCTGATAATTGACTCGGCGATTGTCACCGCGATACAAATAGTGCGTAGAGAGCGCTGCTGGCTCAAAAAAGGCTTCTCCTGGCAAATTACTAGAGACCGTCTCATGAATCATGGTGTCAATAATACCGTCTTTGCTACAGCCAATTGCGATGCGTTGACGCGTGTTTGAGCGTCTAATCGTTGCCTCCATTACTTGCGGACGTGTCATAGTGATTAACACGGGACGACCCAACTCTTTTGCGGCGAGTGCGGCGGCTATCGATTCTGGAGAAATCCCAAGCTTGCTACCAAAACCGCCACCGACATAACGAGCGATTAATTGCACATTATTTGCATCCAAATCCAATGCATCGACGATTTGCTTTTTGCACGAGGACAGCATTTGATTAGAGGAGTACATAATCAGCTTATCGCCCTCCCAATGTGCAAGCGTTGCATGTGGCTCCATCGCTGCGCTGTTTTGACTTGGCGTATGATAAAAGCGGTCAAGGGTTACCGCAGCATCAGCAAGACTTTGTTCTGGATTACCCTTTTCTGAATTTTTATCCGAACCTTTTTTTTCATTAACATCATGAGCATTTGGCAGCTCTGTCGTAAAGTTCAATGCCGCCTGCTCAGTCTCATCCTCATAAGTCACTCTGAGTGCTTTTGCGCCTTCTGTCGCCGCCTCAAACGTCTCAGCGATGACGACTGCAATAGGCTGACCATGATAAAAAATTTCGCTAACGCCTTGCTTAGGTGATTTGGTTGCACCACCCTGTTGTGCATTGCGTAAAAAGTGCTCAGGATCGGTCACCACTTTAATAATGTCAGGAATACCATCCAAAGAGCGGCTATCGATTTTCTTGACCCGTCCTTTGGCAATCGTTGCGCTCACCAAAACACCATAGGCTTGATTGTCTAAATGAATCTCTGCCGTATAAGGTGCTTGACCGCTGACCTTTAGTGACCCTTCAACACGGTTAATGGGCTTACCCACCAATTTGCTCGCTGTTTTATCAAAAAGCGACTCAACAGACTCATTCATCATCATTGTTTTGGTCGGTTCTGACGGAAATACTGAGTCCAATAATGACATGATTATGCTCCCTTGCCCGCTAATGCGCGTTGAATAACTTGTTTGAGTAGACGACGAGTCAGTGGTATTTTGAAATCATTTTGACCACTACCTTTAGCCTCTTTTAATAATAAGTCCGCTGCTTGTTTAATGATATTTTCGTTGCCATCAGTACCCATTAACAACGCCTCAACGGATTCGTTACGCCATGGTTCAGTACCAATACCACCGAATGCTAGGCGCACTGTGTCCAAACGCCCATTATCAGTCACGTCTATGATCGCTGCACAAGACACTAAGGCAAAAGCATAGGACGCGCGATCACGCACTTTGTCATAAGTGTGCACGCCTTTGATGGGCGCTGGCAACACCACATGAGTGATAAGCTCACCAGACTCTAAAACGTTTTCGATATGTGGTGTATTTTTTGGCAAACAATAAAAGTCTTTAATCGCGATTTTACGCGTTGAACCATCCGTTTTTAACGTCTCAACAGTGGCATCTAATGAGCGCATCGCGACGGCCATATCAGATGGATGCTGGGCAATACAGGACTCGCTAGTACCTAAAATTGCCAAGGTACGATTTTCACCATTGATAGCTGGGCAACCAGAACCTGGCTTGCGCTTATTGCAAGCACTATCCGTCTGGTAAAAATAATAACAACGAGTACGCTGTAGTAGATTACCGCCCGTCGTCGCTCTATTGCGCAACTGTCCTGTCGCACCTGCCAAAATCGCCCGTGATAGCACTGGGTAATGGGCAATGACCTCAGGATGCGCGGCCAAATCACTATTGGTCACTAGCGTACCGATGCGTAGGCCACCATCTGTAGTCTTCTCAATTTGAGCTAATGCTAAGCGAGTGATATCCACCAGCTTAATTGGCGTCTCAATCTCTAACTTCATTAAGTCTAAAAGGTTGGTACCCCCTGCGATAAATGAGGCGTCTTTTACACTAGCAGATTGGGCTGCTTGCTCTGGCGCGGTAGCACGGCTATATTCAAAGCGTTTCATGAGCGACCTCCTGACGTATTACTTATAGTGTTATGGTTCGTCGTTTGGCTTCCTAATTGCGCTTCACTAGGTGGTGGCGACCAAATACCCGTCACCTCTGATTTTTGTGCTGTGTCAGTTTTAGATGAATCATTCATTTCATTTTCTAAAACTTGTGAAATGGCCTTAATAATATTGGGATAAGCAGAACAGCGGCAAATATTGCCACTCATACGCTCAGCGATTTCTTGCACCAGCAATCCATCAGGATTTTGCAAATCTGTAGTGACATGACTGGGCCAGTTTTGTTTAATTTCATCGATCAGCGCTGTTGCTGAACAAATTTGCCCAGGGGTACAGTAACCACATTGAAACGCATCATTATCTTTAAAGGCTTGTTGTAGCTCCGATAATGATTCGGGCATGCCAATACCTTCAATCGTGGTAATCTCATCACCATCGTGCATAACTGCTAAGGTCAAACAGGCATTGACCCTACGCCCATTGATAAGTATGGTACAAGCGCCACATTGACCATGGTCACAACCTTTTTTAGGCCCCGTAATTTTGAGGTGCTGACGACAGACATCGAGTAATGTCGTGCGTGGATCAAGATTGTCGAGCTGATAATCTTGCTTATTAATGGTTAAGTTCAAGGTAGACATGCTGGCTTCTCGCTGGCAAATAATCAGAAAAAATAGGGTTAAACGCTTCTTAAAAGTCGCGCCAATCGATTTATTATGACTTATTAGAAATGTCGATTTGTTTTCACTTTGTAGTTATTACAGTGTAGTTTTTAATCTATGAAAACTTTACTTCTCACTATTTTATCTCGCTTATTCACTATCAATTTTATAAATGAAACTCAAAAACTCATTTTATTAGCAATAAAAAATAGCGCTATAAATATGCCGTTTATAACGCTATTTGAGTCCAATATAGTCAGTTAAAAATACCAGTCGGGCATTACGCTTTAGTAATTATGCTCGCTTCACTCAATCGAGATTTTGGCAAATCAGCATTAAAATCGTCTTCGCTACGATAACCAAGTGAGATAACGGCAACGGCTGTGTAGCCTTTGCTACGTAGCTCAAATTCTTCATCGAGTGCCTTTAGATCAGCACCTTCCATCGGTACGGCATCAATGCCTAAAGTAGCAGCACCCAGCAATAATGCGCCCATATTCAGATACACTTGCTCGACCAGCCAATGTGGCTCGTCTTTTTGCTCATAACGACGAATGTCCAAAAACATTTTGCGCACTTGATGCATTTGCTCTTTGAATTTTGGTTCTGCGAAGCGACCATCAGCATCTTCTTTATCCAATACTTCATGCAAAAATTTATCATCAGCATAGATACGACTACAGAAAATAATGACGTGGGAGGCATCTTTCACCTTTGCCGTGTTGAAATCAAACATCCCTTGTGTACCTTTTGCGATACGTGACTTGCCAGCCTCATCATCAGCGATTACAAAATGCCAAGGCTGAATATTAGTGCTTGATGGGCTAAGTCGTAGGATATCCTTTAAACTTTGAAAGTCTGCTGCTGATATTTTTTTATTGGCATCAAACTCTTTGGTGCTGTAACGCCAGTTCATGGCTTCAGTGATGTTTTTCATTTATGACTCCAAGATTTTTAGTACCGCTACTTTAAGCAAAAACCCGTTTGATGACCGTTACAGATTGGTTAAGTAGTCACCTATTTTGTTATTAAGTTGCTGATAATTCAGTGCATCGCTGAGTTATTTGAGCCGCCATTTAAACAGTTATTTGAGCCGCCATTTAAACAGTTATTTAAGCAGATACTTATTAGACAGAGACTCATTAAACAGTAACTTAGACGATATTGTAATTGTTCCCTCATTCTCTTAGCATTGGTTAATTAGCATTGATTTATAAGGCGGTCGACCACAGACAGCTTATATAAAAAATAAATACTGAATTAGGCAGATAGATATGGAACATTCAAAGCAGTTATTCTCAGAGCAGCCACTACGCATAGATATCGTCTCAGACGTTGTTTGTCCTTGGTGCGTCATTGGTTACCGCCAGCTGGCAGAAGCCCTCAAGCAAACCAACACCGAACACGAGATTCACTGGCATCCGTTTGAGCTTAATCCAAATATGCCAAGCGCCGGACAAAATATGCGTGAACATATTATGGAGAAATATGGTTCGAGCAAGCAAGAATCTGATGCTAGCCGTGCTCGATTAATGGAAGCGGGTAATGAGGTTGGCTTTACGTTTAACTTTAACGATGACACGCGTATGCACAACACGTTCAACTTGCATCAATTGCTGCACTGGGCAGATCAGAAAGGTCGCATGCATGACTTAAAGCAGGCGTTATTCGTCGCTCACTTTACCAATGGTCGCAATATTTCTGACAATGCCGTGCTTGCTGACATTGCCGCTGAGACTGGCTTGGATCGTGATGAGGCGCTAGCCGTATTAGCAGACCAAAGATTCGCTAAAGAGGTGCGCGCAGAAGAGCAACATTGGCAACAACAAGGCATTCAAAGCGTCCCAGCGGTAATTTTTAATAAGCGCCATCTGGTTAGCGGTGCACAAGGCGTTGAGAATTTCAAAACTATCTTGCAGCAGTTGGCTGACATGCCAGACTAGGGCGCATCTTCAGTTCATTCGATAGTCATCTAAACGGACTAAAAATGGCTAAATCTTGCCAAACATCGTCAAACAGCTGGTTAATATCCCGATATTATCTGCACTATTTTCCTCGTTTGACGGCAATTTATCTTATTTTTATCAACATTTTTAAAATTAAGACACGCCCTAGTTTTCCTGACGAGATTTTTTGGCTAGATTTCGTTTGCTATTCCTAAAAGGATCCTTTATGTCCTCCGATAAATCCCTTCCTATTATCGTGTTTGATGTCAATGAGACGCTACTCGACATTACCACTCTTGAGCCATTATTTGCTCGCCTATTTGGCAATAAAATACTACTAAGAGAATGGTTTGCGCAATTGGTGCTATATTCGCAAACCGTGACGTTATCAGGACTTTATACGCCTTTTGGCGAGCTTGGCGTCAGTGCCTTACAGATGACCGCTGATATTCATAACGTTAGGCTGATAGATAGTGATGTCGACGAATTAAAAGAACGTATGAGCAAAATGCCTGCTCACCCTGATGTAGTTCCAGCATTAACCAAGCTGCGTGAGTCAGGGTTTCGACTGGTAACGTTGACCAACTCAGCAAATAGCGCTTCCCCGACCCCACTTGAAAAAGCTGGCATCAGCCATTTCTTTGAACAGCATTTTAGTGTTGAAACTGTCGGCAAATTCAAGCCTGCGCCTGAGACTTATCAAATGGTCGCTCACGCATTGTCTGTTGAGTTGTCAGATTTATGCCTAGTCGCTTGTCATCTTTGGGATACGATTGGCGCTCAAGCGGCTGGCTGCCAAGGGGCGTTTCTCACGCGACCGCACAATGCTTTATTATCAGCGTCAAACGTTCTAGCGCCAGACTTTGTCGCAGCAGATCTAACCACGCTTGCCGAACAGATAATTTTTTCCACTAAAAAATAATTACCAATACCAAAAAAATGCCGCCCTATATAAGGACGGCATTCTTGGTTTAGCATACTGCTATTTTATAAGGCTAAATCTATAATCACTATTATTAATAATGATTTTTAAAAATGAATAACCGTACGGATACTCTCGCCTTTATGCATCAAATCAAACGCTTCGTTGATATCTTCTAATGGCATGGTATGAGTGATAAAGTCTTGTAGTGGAATCTCACCAGCCAAATAACGCTCAACATAACCTGGTAATTCACTGCGACCTTTTACGCCGCCAAATGCTGAACCGCGCCAGACGCGACCAGTCACTAACTGGAATGGGCGAGTAGAGATTTCTTGTCCAGCACCAGCGACACCGATGATGACCGACTCGCCCCACCCTTTATGGCAGCACTCAAGCGCTGAACGCATGACATCGACGTTACCGATACACTCAAATGAATAATCAACGCCGCCATCGGTCAATTCAACGATGACTTCTTGAATCGGTTTGTCGTAATCTTTAGGATTGATGCAGTCGGTTGCGCCAAGCTTTTTAGCCAGCTCAAATTTGCTCTCGTTAATATCAATAGCAATGATACGACTGGCTTTTGCCATTGCCGCACCGATGACCGCTGACAGTCCAATGCCGCCTAGACCAAAGATAGCAACGGTCGCACCCTCTTCTACCTTAGCCGTATTCATCACTGCACCCATACCAGTCGTGACTCCGCAACCCAATAAGCAGACTTCTTCTAGTGGTGCTTCTTTGTTCACTTTCGCCAAAGAAATCTCAGGCAACACCGTATATTCAGAGAAGGTTGAGCAGCCCATATAATGATAAATTGGCTCACCATCTTTATAAAAGCGCGTAGTGCCGTCTGGCATTAAGCCTTTACCTTGGGTCTCGCGTACCGCTGAGCAAAGATTGGTTTTACCAGAGGTACACATTTTACAGACGCCACATTCTGCTGTGTATAAAGGAATGACATGATCGCCGACTTGCACACTGGTGACGCCTTCGCCGATTTGCTCAACGATACCGCCACCTTCATGACCCAAAATCGCTGGGAATACGCCTTCTGGGTCTTCACCCGATAGCGTAAATGCATCAGTGTGACAGACGCCACTGGCAACAATTTTTACCAATACTTCGCCTTTACGGGGCAGCATGACATCCACTTCTTCGATAGATAGTGGCTCATTTGGACCCCAAGCAATGGCGGCTTTTGATTTAATAAATTTATCTGACATCGTTATCTCTCTTTTTAATTCATTTTATGGGTTATTAAGCGCAGACCTCTATTCAGCTTATCTTGCTTGTTGAATGGAGGCAAGCGGCAGTTGTAGCAGTCTGTAAAGCTTTATACTGGCTATTATAGTTTTTTCTATAGCGATAACAATGTGCTATATTTGCAAATATCTTTTACACAGTGGTAATAATCATGCGCTGGGATGGTATTAGCGAATTTGTTTATGTAGCAGATTACGAAAGCTTTACGCGCGCGGCAAAAGAATTGGGCATTTCTACCGCGCAAGTCAGTCGGCAGATAAGCGCTTTAGAAAAGCGACTGAATATTAAACTGCTGTATCGCACGACGCGTAAGGTATCACTGACTGAAGAAGGTCGCGTGTTTTATCAGCATTGCCGCGGGGTGCTCGATGGCTTGGATGCGGCTGAGCAAGCAGTGAGCAATTTACAATCAAAGCCTCAAGGTAGGATTAAACTGACCGCTCCTGTCACTTATGGCGAGCAGCAATTATTGCCATTGATCAATGATTTCATGGTGCAATATCGCGATATCGAAGTGACGGCATTTTTGAGCAATCAAAAAATCGACCTCATTGATGGCGGTTATGATTTGGCGATTCGTATCGGCAAATTAAGTGATTCGACGATGATGGCAAAAAAGCTCAGCCGTCGTACCAATTTCGTCTGTGCCGCGCCTGCTTATCTCGAAAAATACGGCATACCATATTCTTTGAGCGATCTGAGTCAGCATAACTGCTTACTTGGCACGCGTGACTATTGGCACTTTATAGAAGATGGCAAAATAGATTCTGGAAAAAACGCTGATAAAGAAAAAAACCTGCGCGTGTCTGGCAGTGTCCAATATAACAGCGGTCACAGTCTAGTCGATGCTGCGTTAAAAGGTCTGGGTATCGTGCAGCTGCCTGATTATTATGTGCAAAAATACTTAGCATCAGGTGAGCTGGTCAGCTTACTGAATAACTATCGAGAGCCTGAAGAAAGTATCTGGGCTGTCTACCCGCACAACCGTCATTTGTCGCCAAAGATTAGACTGCTCGTCGATTATCTAGCAGAGCATTTGGTTTAGCTATTCGTTTTGGCTTAGGCATTTTTTAAGGTGTGTTGCAATGCGAGGCTTTACTATGCGCGGTTTATTACGCACAATGCTACTAAGCACAAGGAATATTATGGTTCACACTAAATATTCGATCTTGCCAGCCATCATGTGCTGAATAAACAATGACAATAAAAGGACTTTTCATGCTTAAGATTCTCTCTATCGCTGCCCTAGCATTGGCAGTATCCTCTTGCGCCAGTGTTGAAAATATTTTAAACACGCCAGACAAAGCACCATCAATGCCAGCAACGATGACTGCTATCGATGCCGAAAAAGGCTTGGTTACGCTGCAAAGCAATCATTCCGTGCAAGATACTGCAGATAAACTGGCGGCAATTATTGAAAGCAAAGGTATGAAAGTATTTGCACGCGTCGATCATCAAAAGAACGCCCAAGGTGTCAATTTAACATTAAGACCGACGCAAGTGATTATGTTTGGTAATCCAAAAGCGGGTACGCCATTGATGAATTGCGAGCAAAGCGTCGCTATCGACTTACCACAAAAAATCCTCATCAGTGAAGATGCTGATAAAAAAGTTTGGTTGTCGTACAACAATCCCGAATACCTAAAGAGTCGTCACAATATCAAAGGTTGTGATACCCAATTGGCGAATATTGCAAAAGCCCTTGATGGTGTCAGTAAAGCCGCTATTGCAAAGTAATACCAAACCCAAAAAATACGATTAACGACGTCAGTTTTGCTTGTTCCGCTCGCCTAGTCTACTAGATGTCGTACTTGCACTCGTTTTCCTTGCTACTCTAATTTTTTGAGAGGGTATAAGCGTTGGGTGAAAACCTAAAGATATAAAAAGGTGGGATGCAAAAGCATAACCCACCTTTTCTATGCCTTTAAAAGATTAACGTATTAGTAATCCTCAGACCGTGCTATTTGCTCATGCAACTCTACTTTTAACTTCTTTGCACATTCGATAATCTTTTTTCGACCAGCAGGAATAGCGCCATATTGAATCGCCGTTTCTCGCATTTGTACCGTGACGTCATAGTGCGGATAGCTGGCGTTTCGATGGAATAAACGCTTATCCACTTCAATCAGTGCGGCAAAATCATGCAGCTCTTGCAGGGTATCTGCCAGCATATGGCACCACTTATAGCCTTTAAATTCTATCTGCATAAAATCCACATATATCGCCATAGAACCGCCTCCTCTATTATCCTTAATTTTTTATCATGTGCTAAGCAACGCTTTCACAAAACAGCCACTAAAACAATTCACTCGCATCTTTCTTTAGCTGTTTGAGTACGGCTTGGTATTCGCTATGATTGGTTCCAAGTGTGCTTAGACGCCCATAACGGAGCTGACGATAGTCCTGCCTCATCTGCATGATTTTTGCTTGGACAATATCTGAATGACCGCTATCTGTGAGCTTACTAGCTTTACTACTATCAGCGCTACGTGACACATTTACATCGCTATTTACATAACTACCGATATCATTAGTTCGGTCATCAACAGCCCTAGCCAAGCGCTCAAGCCAAGCCAGCTGACCTTCACTTTCATCACGAGCAAGTGATTTATCCGCTTTGCCAATACGTTTTGATAGCTGTGCAAGCGGCTGGTCTGCTGGATGCCAGCGCTTGCGGCGGCGTTGCCAAATGACAAAGACCAAAATAACCATGACGGTAATAGCACTAACTGCCAACCAAATAATTTGTTGCATGATTGAACGGATATTAAACCATTTAAGCAGCGAGTCAGCTTGTTTGTCCTGATCGTAACCGACGACGTCTTTTTGCCAATAGTAGCTGGCTTGGTCGGACAGACGGCGTAAGGTTTGTAGCATTTGATATTGCTGATAGCTGATTTGTGCGCTAGCGCCATCGCCGAACATTGCCGCTCCTTGTGCCTGCGTCAGCGCATCCATTCCTTGCTCGACACGCTCAGGCGCAACAAAGGCAGTCGGATCGACACGTACCCAGCCTTGACCCTCAAGCCAAACCTCCGTCCAAGCGTGCGCATCCTTTTGCCGCACCTCCCACACATTACCACCGCGACTCAGCTCACCACCTTGATAGCCAGCGACGACGCGCGCGGGTATGCCAGCGGCGCGCAGCATAAAGGTAAAACTGGAAGAATAATGCTCACAAAACCCCGCTTTGGTCTCAAATAAAAACTCGTCAATACGGTTATTATTCAGCCGTGGCGGTGATAACGTATAACGAAATTCTGTTTGATTAATCCAGCGTTCAATAGCCGCCATATAGCGCACTGGGTCTGAGTCTGATTGCGCAAATAACTGCTGTGCCAGTGCGCGTGCTTGCGGATTTCCGTCAGCTGGTAGTGTAAGATTTATACGTCGCAACTCATCCGAAAGAACAGGGTCAATACGCATCGGTGCAAATTGCAATACTTCATAGCGTAACTGCTGAGTGACGGGCTGATCTTTTAATAAGGTAAAGTTTGAAGTAATACTGACATCTTGGCGCTGGGCAAAAGGATAATCAAGTCCAAATAGCCAGTTTTGCTGCGTCGGCTCTAGGATAATTTCATAGCTGGTAGGCGCAACTTTTACTGAGTCGGGAACAGTTGCAAAGGCATTCTCAATCCAAGATGGCATTTGCGGTGCAGGTCGCCATTGTCGTTGCTGAGGGCTAGGACGCCATGTAATACCGTCAAAGTCGCTAAACACCAAACCACGCCAATATAACTGCTGTTGCGGCGGGCGATTCTCTGCAAACTCTACCCGAAACGCCAGCTCAGTCGATTGTCCTAAATTGGCAAAATCACCGGGTGACATACTGTCGGACACGCCAGTGGTTGCTTGCTGACCTGATAGCTGTACTGACCATAGTGGTGGCAAGCGCGGGAAGAACAAAAATAGCAAGACTAATAACGGTAATGCCCCGATACCCAGCACACCCAAAGTACGCAAGCGACCATCACCGCGAGTGTTGCCGTCATCATTAAGCGCAATAAATGCCAATAAAATGACAACTGCACCAACAATCACTTCTAAAGTCGTAACAAGACCTTGATCCATCAAAAACAGCGCGGCAAGGACAAATAGTGATAAATTTAGGACCACATAAGCATCACGCCGTTTATACATCTCCCACAATTTGCTAATGAGACATAGCACTAAAAACGCCACGCCCATATCCAGTCCAAACGCTGTATTGTAAGTCAGCCATAGACCTGCCAGCCCCAATAAAAAGCCGAGCATTTGCATGCCTTGATAGACACGTTTTAAATGCGCTGTTTTTTTAAACTTAGCTTTTATAGACGGTAGCTGGGCGGCGATGCTGACCACCGCAAAACCTATCAACCAAAACGGCAGATGCGCCGCATGAGGTAAAATAACGGTAATTTGAGCAATTAGTACCCAATAATAAGCAGGTAAGGCGAATAGCTTACGAGTCCATTTTGCAGCGCTATCCTGTAGAGCACGATCAGTGACGTTTTGACCCAGTGCCAGCTGCTCAAAGCTCGTGGGACTTGTTTCAGGAAAACCTATAAATGTGTTTTCAGCATCATTTGTAGGGAGTTTTTTTGAGTTGGTCCTATTAGTCATTGTGCTTTCGCCAACCTTAGCAAGCACGCTTGTGCAAAACTGTCGCCTTCACCCATTGGTGCAGTAGAATGGGTATCATTGGGTAAGCGCATATGAAATGTCACGCCCAGCTCACCTAATTTCATCGCCCCATACGCCAGTTGTGCGAGTTTTTGCTCATGATGTGCTGCTGGCATAGCCGCATAATCCAACGTTTGCTCATGACCGACTGGATCAGCAAAGTGCTTGGTCAACATGCCTTGACCACGTGCTACATGTCCCCACGACACCCGTGCAAGCGACTCGCCTTCAACGTAGTTATCTAGCCGCTCAAAATCATCTTGACCTTGCCGATATTGCCCACCTGTTGGCAAATCCTCCTGACTGGCAACGGCATATTGCGTCTGCCAATCAAACACTTCAGGTTTTGGATAGACCCAAGCAGTACGGGCAAAATAAACATAGGACCACGCCCGCATAATGCCCAAAGGATAAACCGTTTTTATTTTTAAGCGTGGTAATTCAAACTGCCCACGATTCTGCGTCGGTACTGGCAAGCGAATCACTTGCTCGCCTTGCAGTCGCGTCACCAGTATCGACTGTTTATTATCAGCGCTATGTTTGATTTTTTTATTGGCTTTTTTATCTTTCTTGCTATTAGCTTTGTCATCAGCCTGCTCAAAGCTAAATAACAACTGTCGTCTCGGTTGACGGCTCTCACTGCGCAACTGCAAAGTCACCCAAACAGGCGCGCCCGCTTCTGCCATAGTCACTT
Proteins encoded in this region:
- a CDS encoding DUF302 domain-containing protein; the protein is MLKILSIAALALAVSSCASVENILNTPDKAPSMPATMTAIDAEKGLVTLQSNHSVQDTADKLAAIIESKGMKVFARVDHQKNAQGVNLTLRPTQVIMFGNPKAGTPLMNCEQSVAIDLPQKILISEDADKKVWLSYNNPEYLKSRHNIKGCDTQLANIAKALDGVSKAAIAK
- a CDS encoding DUF4031 domain-containing protein; amino-acid sequence: MAIYVDFMQIEFKGYKWCHMLADTLQELHDFAALIEVDKRLFHRNASYPHYDVTVQMRETAIQYGAIPAGRKKIIECAKKLKVELHEQIARSEDY
- a CDS encoding transglutaminase family protein gives rise to the protein MTNRTNSKKLPTNDAENTFIGFPETSPTSFEQLALGQNVTDRALQDSAAKWTRKLFALPAYYWVLIAQITVILPHAAHLPFWLIGFAVVSIAAQLPSIKAKFKKTAHLKRVYQGMQMLGFLLGLAGLWLTYNTAFGLDMGVAFLVLCLISKLWEMYKRRDAYVVLNLSLFVLAALFLMDQGLVTTLEVIVGAVVILLAFIALNDDGNTRGDGRLRTLGVLGIGALPLLVLLFLFFPRLPPLWSVQLSGQQATTGVSDSMSPGDFANLGQSTELAFRVEFAENRPPQQQLYWRGLVFSDFDGITWRPSPQQRQWRPAPQMPSWIENAFATVPDSVKVAPTSYEIILEPTQQNWLFGLDYPFAQRQDVSITSNFTLLKDQPVTQQLRYEVLQFAPMRIDPVLSDELRRINLTLPADGNPQARALAQQLFAQSDSDPVRYMAAIERWINQTEFRYTLSPPRLNNNRIDEFLFETKAGFCEHYSSSFTFMLRAAGIPARVVAGYQGGELSRGGNVWEVRQKDAHAWTEVWLEGQGWVRVDPTAFVAPERVEQGMDALTQAQGAAMFGDGASAQISYQQYQMLQTLRRLSDQASYYWQKDVVGYDQDKQADSLLKWFNIRSIMQQIIWLAVSAITVMVILVFVIWQRRRKRWHPADQPLAQLSKRIGKADKSLARDESEGQLAWLERLARAVDDRTNDIGSYVNSDVNVSRSADSSKASKLTDSGHSDIVQAKIMQMRQDYRQLRYGRLSTLGTNHSEYQAVLKQLKKDASELF
- a CDS encoding DUF58 domain-containing protein, whose protein sequence is MRFLPKALTVPATSALSRWFASRAPKSDSATLNLRNVYIFYSREGTLYAVLLIITFIAGINYGNNLVLGLCFYLVSVWLISFHVTFAHISGLQVRLLEVTMAEAGAPVWVTLQLRSESRQPRRQLLFSFEQADDKANSKKDKKANKKIKHSADNKQSILVTRLQGEQVIRLPVPTQNRGQFELPRLKIKTVYPLGIMRAWSYVYFARTAWVYPKPEVFDWQTQYAVASQEDLPTGGQYRQGQDDFERLDNYVEGESLARVSWGHVARGQGMLTKHFADPVGHEQTLDYAAMPAAHHEQKLAQLAYGAMKLGELGVTFHMRLPNDTHSTAPMGEGDSFAQACLLRLAKAQ